TTTGTATTGGGAGGTTTGGAACTAAGTCTATTAACTTGTCATTCTGGATTATTATTACGGTATCCGAGTGCTCGAGGAGCATCTTTATTCCAGCCTTGGCTTTCTCAATTCTAACCCATCCTTCCATCTTGAATGGAAAAGTTACAACACTTATGACAAGGGGCTCTTGAAGCTTGGCATTGTTTCTTGCGGTCTCTTTGATTATCCTAGCAACTACTGGAGCGGCACCGGTTCCTGTTCCATTACCCATTCCTGCCGTTATGAATACAAGATCATAATCCTTAACCATTTTTGCAATCTCGTTGGCACTAGCCTCTGCTGCCCTATAACCTATCCTGGGGTCTCCCCCTGATCCCTTACCCTGGGTTATCGACCTGCCTAATAAAAGCTTCTTATGAGCTTTAATCTGATGTAAATGCTGAGCATCGGTATTCATGGCTATAAGGTCAGCTCCCTGAACCCCAAGGTCATAAAGTCTGCTAATTGTGTTATTACCCGAACCTCCCACACCGATGACTGCAATCTTTATAAGATCTTCGCCACCTTCAAAAAATTCGGAGGTTTCAACTTTTTCCCCGTCAAAGTCAAGGTCAATTCCGGCCTGCTCTAATAATTTTTTAAATACCATTCCTCCTCTCCTCCCCCAAGTTTATCTAACGAGGTATTCGGGGAGCTCCTCCTGTAGTTCTTCTCGGTACAGTTCCTTCTTGAGAAGCTCCCTAATAGCTACTCGAATAGCTTCGCTTCTATTTGGAAAAACACCTCTTTTAACAAGAGCATCAAGCCCGTGTATCATGCTTTGAGGCAGTTGAACGCTGATTATTTTCATCTTGGCCATTCCCTCAACACCCGCGGGGAGTTTCCTATTTTAAGCCTGCGCTTTAATTAGTTAAATATTTTTTGGCCTAAGTTATTATTGCCATAATATCATTTTCTAAAAATTCAAAATTTTAGACCCAAATATTTTAAAAATTTTAAAAAAGTTAACCTCACAGTATAGCATGAATTATATACCCTTAGGTAATTAGAAGTCCTCATGATGGAGATAAATACAAAATTTGGAAAAATTTGTATAGCGAGAGTTCATCTTACTAGGGATGAGGCTGAGTTATTGATTAATATCTGTGGAGAAAATTGCCAAATTGTTAAAGCTAATTGCCTTGAGGAGGTTGTATTTGCAACAATTCTTGCCCTAAAGGCATTTGCCCAAGGACGAAATAAAGCAAAAACCGTGAAGGGGGAAATATTGCTAAGGCTTGCTGGCGTTAGACAAATAAGAGAAGCAATAAACCTTGTAGGGGCTGGGGAGGGAGAAAACTTCATAGTTACATTTGGAACAGAGAATCCCTGCAAACTTTTAACCAAAATATTATCGAAAATTGGGGCTACGGAAGTAACATTGAACGAATGTGACAGGGAAATTGTGAAAAAATCTTTTGAAAGGATTGCCATGACCGAAACGCTCTAATTCTCCCCTTCAGCAAAATTTTATAAATTTTTCATTTTTATGAGGAACCAGGTGAGCCCTGATGAGGCAGAAAAAGAAGTACTTTGTTGCGGCTCGAATGGGTCTTATACAGCGATCTAAGA
This window of the Pyrococcus kukulkanii genome carries:
- the ftsZ gene encoding cell division protein FtsZ; the encoded protein is MVFKKLLEQAGIDLDFDGEKVETSEFFEGGEDLIKIAVIGVGGSGNNTISRLYDLGVQGADLIAMNTDAQHLHQIKAHKKLLLGRSITQGKGSGGDPRIGYRAAEASANEIAKMVKDYDLVFITAGMGNGTGTGAAPVVARIIKETARNNAKLQEPLVISVVTFPFKMEGWVRIEKAKAGIKMLLEHSDTVIIIQNDKLIDLVPNLPIQTAFRFADEIIARMVKGIIETIKLPSMVNIDYADIYSVMKGGGPALIGIGESDSNNRAVDAVMEALNNKMLEVEFGSGDKALVHFTVGPDVSLKEITNAMEVVYEKLGEKSEIKWGAMVDPDMGKTVRAMVIMTGVKSPQILGYKEGVEVHALTDSDYIISPKDIMAVDSKVDEIFAEIDPRGRRFSKKKDDYIKRIFSDLGFYEL
- a CDS encoding ribbon-helix-helix domain-containing protein, with the translated sequence MAKMKIISVQLPQSMIHGLDALVKRGVFPNRSEAIRVAIRELLKKELYREELQEELPEYLVR
- the cgi121 gene encoding KEOPS complex subunit Cgi121, whose translation is MMEINTKFGKICIARVHLTRDEAELLINICGENCQIVKANCLEEVVFATILALKAFAQGRNKAKTVKGEILLRLAGVRQIREAINLVGAGEGENFIVTFGTENPCKLLTKILSKIGATEVTLNECDREIVKKSFERIAMTETL